Proteins found in one Mixophyes fleayi isolate aMixFle1 chromosome 8, aMixFle1.hap1, whole genome shotgun sequence genomic segment:
- the DEPDC1 gene encoding DEP domain-containing protein 1A isoform X1: protein MESRIITPGPYRATKLWNEVTKYFRAGMPLRKHRQHFKTYGNCFTASEAIDWLHHLLRNNSNFGSEVTRQQTIQLLRKFLKNHVIEDLKGRWGTEELDDNHNLYRFPSTSPIKTIPSRQPLWKRSSLENVFKEKDNLFKMPSFSKRSNKRHGSLGNESEQENETADMMEEDDGKVGPKELGRKDIEDIWGNIALIHLQKILALPSLDEVLNPAQINPGHIMYNMTHTSKHGVVYLQDKTDDLPHWVLSAMKCLANWPRNNDLSQPTYRGFERDVFRTVADYFLNLPEPLLTFEFYELFVNILVVCGYITVPHRRNKKHKLKRESPVRQQPPKSLHLSDTNFKSTECLLLSLLRKVPNEDEEEDDDQSFGEIGREHADLVLRNSSKAQLPGTLSRRTKDGNFIGGSCQNLSVSRRDPKVPFKVRVRSCSMEGIAEMSYSEFGNARDFPESSSPMLQPRSPNLPQAEDTSKHFGCIADWCSTGLVQTLQSHPLMSETSYKPDPSGLSRSKSLGDCLGSCSSINAPVAEITMRPGLTAQCKLQKRLSAIEGSEAADPDIIVTKRLCQSTLELASSPLASSVLHASQPCTGTQSLLQPHLERVAIDALQLCCLLLPPPNRRKLQLLMRMISRMSQNVDMPRLHDAMGTRSLMIQTFSRCVLCCAEEVDLDELLATRLVSFLMDHHQDILQVPCYLQTAVQDHIQYLQRAQLKDPSDPASGFYFCKQISAQEFEEQKVVASQAAIVELLESIVKDKHLSTKDKKKKLKQFQKEYPEIYRSRFPTTESEAKLFGDKPTIRQPMLVLKRPKFRSIRY from the exons ATGGAGAGTCGTATCATCACCCCGGGGCCGTACCGGGCCACCAAACTG TGGAATGAAGTCACCAAATACTTTCGTGCTGGGATGCCCTTGAGAAAACATCGGCAACACTTCAAGACCTATGGGAACTGCTTTACAGCCTCAGAAGCCATCGATTGGCTGCATCACCTGctcaggaacaacagcaacttcgGATCGGAAGTAACGAGACAACAGACCATTCAGCTTCTCAGGAAGTTCTTGAAGAACCACGTCATAGAGGACCTGAAGGGAAGGTGGGGCACGGAGGAGTTGGATGACAACCACAATCTCTACAG GTTTCCATCCACTTCTCCGATAAAGACCATCCCGAGCCGCCAGCCTTTGTGGAAGAGAAGTAGTTTAGAAAATGTTTTCAAAGAGAAGGATAATCTCTTCAAAATGCCAAGTTTCTCTAAAAGAAGCAACAAAAGACACGGCTCTCTGGGTAACGAG AGTGAACAAGAAAACGAGACTGCTGACATGATGGAAGAAGATGATGGGAAAGTGGGTCCAAAGGAACTGGGCAGAAAAGATATAGAGGACATCTGGGGGAACATCGCCTTGATCCA TCTTCAGAAAATTCTGGCTTTGCCATCGCTGGACGAAGTACTGAATCCAGCCCAGATAAATCCGGGTCACATCATGTACAATATGACCCACACCAGTAAACACGGAGTCGTCTATCTGCAAGATAAAACAG ATGATCTTCCACACTGGGTTCTGTCTGCTATGAAGTGTCTCGCAAACT GGCCACGAAATAACGATCTGAGCCAACCGACGTATCGTGGATTTGAACGTGATGTCTTTAGAACTGTTGCTGATTACTTCCTCAACCTCCCAGAACCTCTTCTCACGTTTGAGTTTTATGAgctctttgttaatatattag TTGTATGTGGCTACATTACCGTACCCCACAGGCGCAACAAGAAGCATAAACTAAAGAGAGAATCGCCTGTTCGGCAGCAGCCACCTAAATCGTTGCATTTAAGCGATACAAATTTTAAGTCTACAGAATGCCTGCTCCTTAGCTTGCTGCGTAAAGTCCCCAACGAAGACGAGGAAGAGGATGACGATCAAAGCTTTGGAGAGATTGGCAGAGAACACGCGGACTTGGTCCTACGTAATTCAAGCAAAGCGCAGCTGCCCGGCACTCTCAGTAGACGGACAAAAGATGGTAATTTTATTGGCGGCAGCTGTCAGAACCTCTCCGTGTCCAGGAGGGATCCAAAGGTGCCCTTTAAAGTCCGAGTGCGCAGCTGCTCAATGGAGGGCATCGCGGAGATGTCGTATTCGGAATTCGGTAACGCGAGGGACTTTCCAGAGTCGTCCTCTCCAATGTTACAGCCACGTTCTCCAAATCTTCCACAAGCCGAGGACACTTCTAAGCACTTTGGATGTATTGCTGATTGGTGTTCCACGGGTCTGGTGCAAACACTGCAGAGCCACCCGCTTATGTCAGAGACCTCTTATAAACCCGATCCCAGCGGACTCTCTAGGTCCAAGAGCTTGGGGGATTGTCTCGGGTCTTGTTCTAGTATAAACGCTCCGGTTGCTGAAATCACCATGAGACCCGGTCTAACGGCGCAGTGTAAATTGCAGAAGCGGCTGAGTGCTATTGAGGGAAGCGAAGCGGCTGATCCGGATATCATTGTGACCAAACGGTTGTGTCAGAGCACTCTggagctcgctagttcccctcTCGCCTCCTCTGTACTGCACGCTTCTCAGCCCTGCACTGGCACGCAAA GCTTGCTGCAGCCTCACTTGGAAAGAGTAGCCATAGACGCTCTGCAGCTGTGCTGTCTGCTGCTCCCTCCTCCGAACCGCCGGAAGCTCCagctgctgatgaggatgatctCCCGCATGAGCCAGAACGTTGATATGCCGCGCCTGCACGACGCCATGGGGACCAGATCTCTG ATGATTCAGACCTTCTCTCGCTGTGTACTGTGCTGTGCGGAGGAGGTGGATCTAGATGAGTTACTGGCTACAAGACTGGTGTCCTTCCTCATGGACCATCACCAGGATATCCTCCAAGTGCCCTGTTACCTACAGACGGCGGTGCAGGATCATATCCAGTACCTGCAGAGAGCGCAG CTGAAAGACCCTTCAGACCCCGCTTCTGGCTTCTATTTCTGTAAGCAGATAAGCGCACAAGAGTTTGAAGAGCAGAAAGTTGTCGCATCACAAGCGGCCATCGTGGAGCTTCTAGAGAGTATTGTGAAAGATAAACATCTATCGACGAAGGACAAGAAGAAGAAGCTAAAACAG TTTCAGAAAGAATATCCGGAAATATATCGGAGTCGTTTCCCAACCACGGAAAGCGAAGCCAAACTCTTTGGCGACAAACCTACAATCAGGCAGCCGATGTTGGTTTTGAAAAGGCCAAAGTTTCGCAGCATAAGATACTGA
- the DEPDC1 gene encoding DEP domain-containing protein 1A isoform X2: MESRIITPGPYRATKLWNEVTKYFRAGMPLRKHRQHFKTYGNCFTASEAIDWLHHLLRNNSNFGSEVTRQQTIQLLRKFLKNHVIEDLKGRWGTEELDDNHNLYRFPSTSPIKTIPSRQPLWKRSSLENVFKEKDNLFKMPSFSKRSNKRHGSLGNESEQENETADMMEEDDGKVGPKELGRKDIEDIWGNIALIHLQKILALPSLDEVLNPAQINPGHIMYNMTHTSKHGVVYLQDKTDDLPHWVLSAMKCLANWPRNNDLSQPTYRGFERDVFRTVADYFLNLPEPLLTFEFYELFVNILGLLQPHLERVAIDALQLCCLLLPPPNRRKLQLLMRMISRMSQNVDMPRLHDAMGTRSLMIQTFSRCVLCCAEEVDLDELLATRLVSFLMDHHQDILQVPCYLQTAVQDHIQYLQRAQLKDPSDPASGFYFCKQISAQEFEEQKVVASQAAIVELLESIVKDKHLSTKDKKKKLKQFQKEYPEIYRSRFPTTESEAKLFGDKPTIRQPMLVLKRPKFRSIRY, translated from the exons ATGGAGAGTCGTATCATCACCCCGGGGCCGTACCGGGCCACCAAACTG TGGAATGAAGTCACCAAATACTTTCGTGCTGGGATGCCCTTGAGAAAACATCGGCAACACTTCAAGACCTATGGGAACTGCTTTACAGCCTCAGAAGCCATCGATTGGCTGCATCACCTGctcaggaacaacagcaacttcgGATCGGAAGTAACGAGACAACAGACCATTCAGCTTCTCAGGAAGTTCTTGAAGAACCACGTCATAGAGGACCTGAAGGGAAGGTGGGGCACGGAGGAGTTGGATGACAACCACAATCTCTACAG GTTTCCATCCACTTCTCCGATAAAGACCATCCCGAGCCGCCAGCCTTTGTGGAAGAGAAGTAGTTTAGAAAATGTTTTCAAAGAGAAGGATAATCTCTTCAAAATGCCAAGTTTCTCTAAAAGAAGCAACAAAAGACACGGCTCTCTGGGTAACGAG AGTGAACAAGAAAACGAGACTGCTGACATGATGGAAGAAGATGATGGGAAAGTGGGTCCAAAGGAACTGGGCAGAAAAGATATAGAGGACATCTGGGGGAACATCGCCTTGATCCA TCTTCAGAAAATTCTGGCTTTGCCATCGCTGGACGAAGTACTGAATCCAGCCCAGATAAATCCGGGTCACATCATGTACAATATGACCCACACCAGTAAACACGGAGTCGTCTATCTGCAAGATAAAACAG ATGATCTTCCACACTGGGTTCTGTCTGCTATGAAGTGTCTCGCAAACT GGCCACGAAATAACGATCTGAGCCAACCGACGTATCGTGGATTTGAACGTGATGTCTTTAGAACTGTTGCTGATTACTTCCTCAACCTCCCAGAACCTCTTCTCACGTTTGAGTTTTATGAgctctttgttaatatattag GCTTGCTGCAGCCTCACTTGGAAAGAGTAGCCATAGACGCTCTGCAGCTGTGCTGTCTGCTGCTCCCTCCTCCGAACCGCCGGAAGCTCCagctgctgatgaggatgatctCCCGCATGAGCCAGAACGTTGATATGCCGCGCCTGCACGACGCCATGGGGACCAGATCTCTG ATGATTCAGACCTTCTCTCGCTGTGTACTGTGCTGTGCGGAGGAGGTGGATCTAGATGAGTTACTGGCTACAAGACTGGTGTCCTTCCTCATGGACCATCACCAGGATATCCTCCAAGTGCCCTGTTACCTACAGACGGCGGTGCAGGATCATATCCAGTACCTGCAGAGAGCGCAG CTGAAAGACCCTTCAGACCCCGCTTCTGGCTTCTATTTCTGTAAGCAGATAAGCGCACAAGAGTTTGAAGAGCAGAAAGTTGTCGCATCACAAGCGGCCATCGTGGAGCTTCTAGAGAGTATTGTGAAAGATAAACATCTATCGACGAAGGACAAGAAGAAGAAGCTAAAACAG TTTCAGAAAGAATATCCGGAAATATATCGGAGTCGTTTCCCAACCACGGAAAGCGAAGCCAAACTCTTTGGCGACAAACCTACAATCAGGCAGCCGATGTTGGTTTTGAAAAGGCCAAAGTTTCGCAGCATAAGATACTGA